The DNA segment AGGTGAGCCGGCCCGTTCGGACCCCGTAGACGCTGACATGGTACAGTCCCACCCGTCCTGGTCCGAACCCCTGGAGGTGGTATCTCCCGAGGAGGAGACGGGCAGGTCCAGCCCAGCCCCAGGGCTCGGGCAGTGGGGGGAACCCAGGCCGTAGTCCCCCTGGACCGGCAGCAGGGCCTGGGGCTCCTGGTTGACCACCAGGGGAAGGGGTAGAGAGCCGGGCTGCAGCCCAGAAGCAGGCAGCATGTCTGGGGGAGAAGAGTTGTACAGGAAGCCCTCCTGAGACATGCAGCAGGCCGTGTCCATCTGGACCAGTAACTCAGGGTCAGGAACTCTCTGTCcatcaccctcctctgtctcagcccctccctcctctgtctcagcccctccctcctctgtctcagcccctccctcctctgtctcagcccctccctcctctctcccaagcACTCCTGCCTCTCCCTCCGTCTTTCCGTTAAACACtccttctgcctctccctccctctctccattaaacactccttctgcctctccctccctctctccattaaacactccttctgcctctccctccctctttctgttaACCACtccttctgcctctccctccctctttctgttaAACACtccttctgcctctccctccctctcacacacacggtgtgtctcaccctctcccccctcctcagccTCCAGCAGAAAAACAGGGGTCTGATCTCCTCCCTCccgtccctcctcctcctcctctcctccactcctgtcACTACTAAAGCTGTCCTTATTCTCCTCAGAGCTTTCCTGGTCCTGCGTCTCCATGGTCAGATCAGAGAGTGACGACTCCAGCCTCTCCTCCCCGGTCAGGGCCTCACTCTGCTGGGCAGAGTTATCAGGGCAGGGAGGGTTCACCTCCAGACCCTCCAGAGACTCCGGTGGCTCGGGGCAAAGCACGATGGAAGGGGTGTGTATATGTGAGTCCGTCCCCACTGTGTGGTTGAGAGAACAGAAGATTCTTCCCAGCACCGctacttcctcttcctcctcccctagCTCCTCCTCAAACAGGAAGTTGGTGATGTTCTGCTTCCTGCGTAGCGCTCGGTCCAGGCGGCGGGTGTACAGGTAACACAAGTCCCCCCGGAAACACCGCTCTGTGTGGTTGAGTAGTTCCACGGTGGCCTCGTAGAACCTCTCCTCGCATAACTCCGTCAGGTTCTTCAGACGCTTGGCGAAACACTTGGCCGACTTCCCCTTGATCAGCTGCGGGGTGTAGGACTGCCTCCTCTGTCCCGCCTCCTCCCCCGTGTCACGGTCGGGGCCAGGCGGcgcgtctctgtgtctctgtgactcTGTGACACAGTGTTGACAGTGTGCGGCGTGGGGGTCTCGGCGGGGGCGGAGGGGGTACGAGGTGATCTGCCTCAGCAGGTCTCGGTGCTCGTAGATACTCTTCTCCATCGCCGCAAGCTCATTGGCCTTGTCCACCGCGCGGGCGGAGTAACACCCCTGAGGCCCCGCCTCCCGCTGAAGCCCCTCCTCTTTCTGCAGAACAGACCGTGTGTACCTGGCAGGAGAAGCACAACAGGAAGTTACAACAGATGGTAGCAGTAGGAacctgtcagagtgtgtgtgtgtgtcagagtgtgagtgtgtgtcagtgtgtttgtgtcagagcgtgtgtgtgtgtcagagcgtgtgtgtgtgtgtgtgtgtgtgtgtcagagtgtgtgtgtgtgtcagagtgtgtgtgtatgtcagagcgtgtgtgtcagagtgtgtgtgtgtgtgtgtgtgtcagagtgtgtgtgtcctcgTACTCCAGGTCACGTAGCTTCCTCTGCAGCTCGCGGGCGAAGGCCCGTCGGTTTCCGGTCTTCAGGCACTCGGAGGCGCGGGAGAAGAGGAGCGACAGCTCCTGGAACTGCAGCATGATCTTCCTCTCGTCGGCAGAGACGTAGGCCATGCAGAACGGGCGGACAAAGCCTCGGGCCTCCAGGTCATAGAGCGTCAGGTGGTGAACGTAGGCAAACGCCCCCTCCTTAGAGTCACCCAGCACCACCCGGGAGTCCTCCACAAAACtacaggggaggagagaacagactAGTCAAACGCCCCCTCCTTAGAGTTACCCAGAACCACCCTGGAGTCCTCCACAAAACtacaggggaggagagaacagactAGTCAAACGCCCCCTCCTTAGAGTTACCCAGAACCACCCTGGAGTCCTCCACAAAACtacaggggaggagagaacaggatacaattagagtagaatataatagaatgtaacagaattagagtagaatataatagaatgtaacagaacataattagaatagaacagaattagagtagaatataatagaatgcaACAGAACAGAATTAGAATTAATtaatattctattatattctactgtaattattttctgttacattctattctattctgttctcttcTACTGTAATTATTTTCTGTTACATTCTAACAAGAATAGAACAGAAAATAATtacagcagaatagaacagaattagagtagaatataatGTAACAGGAAATaattagaatagaacagaattagagtagaatataatagaagaGAAAAGAATTAGAGTAGAACATTAATACAATGTAACAGAAAATAACAGAAAATaattagaatagaacagaattagagtagaatataactatagaacagaatataactagagtagaatagaactatagaactacagtagaatagaacagaatagaactagagtagaatagaacagaatagaactagagtagaatagaacagaatagaactagagtagaatagaacagaactagagtagaatagaacagaatagaactagagtagaatagaatagaactagagtagaatagaacagaatagaactagagtagaatagaatataacataatagaactagagtagaatagaatagaactagagtagaataacagaatagaactagagtagaatagaatataacataatagaactagagtagaatagaatagaactagagtagaatagaactagagtagaatagaactagagtagaatagaactagagtagaatagaactagagtagaatagaacagaatagaactagagtagaatagaacagaatagaactagagtagaatagaacagaactagagtagaatagaactagagtagaatcgaacagaactagagtagaatagaactagagtagaatagaacagaactagagtagaatagaactagagtagaatagaactagagtagaatagaactagagtagaatagaactagagtagaatagaactagagtagaatagaactatagaactagagtagaatagaactagagtagaatagaacagaatagaactagagtagaatagaacagaatagaactagagtagaatagaacagaactagagtagaatagaactagagtagaatcgaacagaactagagtagaatagaactagagtagaatagaactagagtagaatagaactagagtagaatagaactagagtagaatagaactagagtagaatagaactatagaactagagtagaatagaactagagtagaatagaacagaatagaactagagtagaatagaacagaatagaactagagtagaatagaacagaactagagtagaatagaactagagtagaatagaacagaactagagtagaatagaactagagtagaatagaactagagtagaatagaactagagtagaatagaactagagtagaatagaactagagtagaatagaactagagtagaatagaacagaatagaactagagtagaatagaacagaactagagtagaatagaactagagtagaatagaactagagtagaatagaactagagtagaatagaactagagtagaatagaacagaatagaactagagtagaatagaacagaactagagtagaatagaactagagtagaatagaactagagtagaatagaactagagtagaatagaacagaatagaactagagtagaatagaacagaactagagtagaatagaactagagtagaatagaactagagtagaatagaactagagt comes from the Oncorhynchus mykiss isolate Arlee unplaced genomic scaffold, USDA_OmykA_1.1 un_scaffold_140, whole genome shotgun sequence genome and includes:
- the LOC110516784 gene encoding guanine nucleotide exchange protein smcr8a gives rise to the protein MIGAPDVVAFTKEDDFGEVGYPNPWVVPEEFSVPLFPSNNNANPWAKTSYAKFTKDFILISEFSEQVGPQPLLTIPDDPKVFGTFDLNYFSLRIMSVDYQASFVGHPTGSGYPRLSFVEDSRVVLGDSKEGAFAYVHHLTLYDLEARGFVRPFCMAYVSADERKIMLQFQELSLLFSRASECLKTGNRRAFARELQRKLRDLEYTRSVLQKEEGLQREAGPQGCYSARAVDKANELAAMEKSIYEHRDLLRQITSYPLRPRRDPHAAHCQHCVTESQRHRDAPPGPDRDTGEEAGQRRQSYTPQLIKGKSAKCFAKRLKNLTELCEERFYEATVELLNHTERCFRGDLCYLYTRRLDRALRRKQNITNFLFEEELGEEEEEVAVLGRIFCSLNHTVGTDSHIHTPSIVLCPEPPESLEGLEVNPPCPDNSAQQSEALTGEERLESSLSDLTMETQDQESSEENKDSFSSDRSGGEEEEEGREGGDQTPVFLLEAEEGGEGETHRVCEREGEAEGVFNRKREGEAEGVVNRKREGEAEGVFNGEREGEAEGVFNGEREGEAEGVFNGKTEGEAGVLGREEGGAETEEGGAETEEGGAETEEGGAETEEGDGQRVPDPELLVQMDTACCMSQEGFLYNSSPPDMLPASGLQPGSLPLPLVVNQEPQALLPVQGDYGLGSPHCPSPGAGLDLPVSSSGDTTSRGSDQDGWDCTMSASTGSERAGSPLGYGGLVTLRQKKRAGQGALRFVRQYPFALHALWSLLSGRTLVVLGSEEGRVRRLVSALALYVPGPGRCGERVQPWLSCPFSLTDLQRWKLIGLQRMASPVGTSMLCSLSRYSRYISVLDADRKTLRCPGYRGTLLANVADHRTRLRRGSTYFLHLQNVLSRLASRAFLLSFTHHLHLPISHLEQRQEVEERTRGFLRDQLRLGEDDCSILMYLSQLITQHYLDSTSGGAVTTQPHLEKDNTPGTNQQDLDSTSGGAVTTQPHLEKDNTPGTTQQDLEANNILDPATGGAVNQQDPESNTGGRVNTGQYLDPTTGGAITPETGVETTTGGAITPETGVEPTTGGAITPETGVEPTTGGAITPEQYLDPTTGGAITPEQYLDPIINQSATMSRAPPSFTFNYTTSLLYKI